The Candidatus Methylomirabilota bacterium region CGCCGCCCTCGCCCGCGCGGCCGGGGCGGCGACGCTCTTGCCCGACTACCGGCTCGCGCCCGAGCATCCGTTCCCGGCCGCGATCGAGGACGCGGTGGCCGCCTATCGCTGGCTGCTCGACCGCGGCGCCCGTCCCGAGCGCACCGTGATCGCGGGTGACTCCGCGGGCGGCGGGCTCACCGTGGCGACGCTTCTCGCCCTCCGTGACCGCGGGCTGCCGAGCCCGGCCGCTGGGATCTGCATCTCACCCTGGGTGGACCTCACGTGCACCGCGCCCTCGTACGCCTCGAAGGCGGCCAGCGATCCCATCGTGACCGGCGAGGGCGTCGGGCTCATGGCGCGGGCCTATCTCGGCGCGACGGACCCGAAGAACGCGCTCGCCTCTCCGCTCTTCGCCGACCTCGCCGGTCTGCCGCCGTTGCTCGTGCAGGTGGGGAGCGAGGAGGTGCTGC contains the following coding sequences:
- a CDS encoding alpha/beta hydrolase codes for the protein MSGIAKVREHLAKVPPATTVAERRAQYDRAERVFPVPPDVGVKVVTIKPSQGPELAGEWLEPPAAREHAALLYLHGGGYVIGSPRSHRHLAAALARAAGAATLLPDYRLAPEHPFPAAIEDAVAAYRWLLDRGARPERTVIAGDSAGGGLTVATLLALRDRGLPSPAAGICISPWVDLTCTAPSYASKAASDPIVTGEGVGLMARAYLGATDPKNALASPLFADLAGLPPLLVQVGSEEVLLDDAVGLAERAKAAGVAATLEVWPDMIHVWHWFFPMLDEGQRAIDGAGTFVRSSAV